A single Anopheles funestus chromosome 2RL, idAnoFuneDA-416_04, whole genome shotgun sequence DNA region contains:
- the LOC125760433 gene encoding 5'-nucleotidase domain-containing protein 1, with amino-acid sequence MRSSIKFLGRCGNNAGLFGGSLSSEVIAASLPFIRTNITTTTIRLHYVSPRTTASSCQEYCQNIGLTLKLHSRTLPRLYDRTERFYSRYSANRIMTGADTFSFADYDCVGFDLDNTLLRYRIGEMIELEYRTVSRFLVEQRGYSGQHLLKPIDKDFLQRGLIIDFHRGNILKLDPDGVIQQATHGTKRMADEEIRAYYGDEKRWEVTNEYCRNMLVAWNGPLSEQIRTVLDYFDICATLLFGRVIDTLDEEAHERIGRYNVWPDILDGLVYMYSRDHFGANIGGYFEALKANPDQFLQKASPELVQWLRELKKTKTTFLVTGSHIDFANFTASYAFGSDWPELFDVVVGFAKKPGFFTAGKPFVRLEGHDETEPLTAGQLERYGVYSQGNWRDLTVLLSKISHKSDPRYLYVGDNLIQDMYTPSKYTTADTVAIVEEMAAEGMRDCETGHPDAPYIVSKFWGSFFTTRSGPGVEDASLWAGLIKQHAKICVPSMDEVAKYPLDHSYNSFTENVSCNGYYPAEPLKLINN; translated from the coding sequence atgagaTCCTCGATAAAATTTCTGGGCCGTTGCGGCAACAATGCGGGTCTGTTCGGTGGCAGTCTTTCGTCGGAAGTAATCGCAGCAAGTTTACCGTTTATCCGCACCAATATCACCACTACGACGATACGTTTGCATTACGTTTCACCAAGAACCACGGCATCTAGCTGTCAGGAGTACTGTCAAAACATTGGCCTCACGTTGAAATTGCATTCGCGCACCCTGCCGCGCCTTTACGATCGAACAGAACGGTTCTATTCACGCTATTCAGCCAACCGCATCATGACTGGAGCGGATACGTTTAGTTTCGCCGACTACGATTGTGTCGGATTCGACTTGGATAATACGTTGCTTCGTTACCGGATCGGTGAAATGATCGAGTTGGAGTATCGGACCGTGTCGCGGTTTCTAGTAGAGCAACGCGGATACTCAGGCCAGCATTTGCTAAAGCCGATCGACAAGGATTTTCTACAACGAGGATTGATCATCGACTTTCATCGGGGTAACATTCTGAAGCTTGATCCCGATGGTGTGATACAGCAGGCGACCCATGGTACAAAGCGCATGGCAGATGAAGAGATTCGCGCCTACTACGGCGACGAGAAACGCTGGGAAGTGACGAACGAGTACTGCCGAAATATGTTAGTCGCTTGGAATGGACCACTATCGGAGCAGATACGAACGGTGCTGGattattttgacatttgtgCCACACTGTTGTTCGGACGAGTTATCGACACTTTGGATGAAGAAGCTCACGAGCGCATCGGTCGGTACAATGTTTGGCCAGATATTCTTGATGGGCTAGTGTACATGTATTCGCGAGATCACTTTGGCGCCAATATTGGCGGTTATTTCGAAGCCCTAAAGGCCAACCCAGACCAGTTCCTGCAGAAAGCTTCTCCGGAGTTAGTGCAGTGGTTACGCGAGctaaagaaaaccaaaaccactTTCCTAGTGACGGGTTCACACATTGATTTTGCAAACTTTACCGCTTCGTACGCATTTGGATCAGATTGGCCCGAATTGTTTGATGTAGTCGTTGGGTTTGCCAAGAAACCGGGGTTCTTTACGGCAGGCAAACCGTTCGTGCGACTCGAAGGTCACGATGAGACGGAACCGCTGACCGCCGGGCAGCTGGAACGTTACGGTGTCTATTCGCAAGGTAATTGGCGCGATTTGACTGTGTTGTTGAGTAAAATCAGCCACAAGTCTGATCCTCGATATTTGTACGTCGGGGACAATCTTATACAAGACATGTACACGCCATCCAAGTATACGACAGCCGATACGGTAGCAATTGTGGAGGAAATGGCAGCGGAAGGCATGCGCGACTGCGAGACCGGCCATCCAGACGCACCGTACATAGTGTCAAAGTTCTGGGGATCGTTCTTCACTACTCGGTCAGGACCAGGCGTTGAAGATGCCTCACTATGGGCCGGGCTTATAAAGCAACACGCCAAAATCTGCGTTCCTTCGATGGATGAAGTGGCCAAATATCCACTGGATCATAGTTACAATAGTTTCACGGAAAACGTGAGCTGTAATGGTTACTATCCGGCCGAGCCGCTAAAGCTGATCAACAATTGA
- the LOC125760450 gene encoding U7 snRNA-associated Sm-like protein LSm10: MDFKGKEKFHSVNYLTGLVQCLIGRNTLLDLQNETTVAGTIVDVDGFMNVTMENAVFIDQLGRQYLLENFVIYSKYIRYIHIPKDINIKASFEEYINTMTGKKTPVDKKLTFKQKRAVLNNLATMVENNMV, from the exons ATGGATTTTAAGGGAAAAGAGAAGTTTCATTCCGTCAACTATCTAACAGGGTTGGTTCAGTGTCTGATCGGCAGGAACACGTTGCTCGATTTGCAGAATGAAACTACGGTAGCAGGAACGATAGTTGACGTTGATGG TTTCATGAACGTTACCATGGAAAACGCGGTTTTCATCGATCAACTTGGGCGGCAGTAtctgttggaaaattttgtgaTCTATTCCAAGTATATACGTTACATACATATCCCGAAAGAT ATAAACATAAAAGCATCCTTTGAGGAGTATATAAACACGATGACGGGAAAGAAAACACCGGTCGATAAAAAGCTCACATTTAAGCAGAAACGTGCCGTGCTGAACAATCTTGCAACGATGGTTGAGAACAATATGGTGTGA
- the LOC125760435 gene encoding acetyl-CoA acetyltransferase, with amino-acid sequence MTSAPTEVFIVSAARTPIGNFMGTLASLSAADLGAVAVKGVLQRAGVDPADVNEVILGQALTAGQGQNPARQASMKAGVPKEVPAYNINMLCGSGLKTVALGYQAIRVGDANVVVAGGQESMSKAPHVIHLRGGTKMGEAKMVDSLLNDGLTDAFHDLHMGVTAENLAAEYSISREAQDTFAAKSQQLAEESQQKGYFTEEIVPVEVPGRKETIRLAVDEYPKHGTTMDGLAKLRPCFIKDGTVTPGNASGINDSAAAVLLMSAEEVKKRDAKPLAKIVAYAQTGICPKTMGAGPISAVQAVLQKAEWKMDDVDLFELNEAFAAQALAVNKGLGVDPTKVNVGGGAIALGHPIGASGCRVLVTLLYALKRTGGKKGIASLCVGGGMGVAMAVELV; translated from the exons ATGACTTCAGCACCAACAGAAGTTTTCATCGTATCGGCCGCCCGAACCCCGATCG GCAATTTCATGGGAACACTCGCCTCGCTCAGCGCCGCCGATCTTGGTGCCGTGGCTGTGAAAGGAGTGCTGCAACGTGCCGGTGTAGATCCTGCTGATGTCAATGAAGTTATCCTTGGTCAAGCATTAACAGCCGGACAGGGACAGAATCCGGCCCGCCAAGCCTCCATGAAGGCCGGTGTACCGAAGGAAGTACCGGCCTACAACATTAATATGCTATGTGGGTCGGGCCTTAAAACGGTTGCCCTAGGTTATCAAGCAATACGTGTTGGCGATGCTAACGTGGTTGTTGCGGGTGGGCAAGAATCGATGTCAAAAGCACCACACGTCATTCATCTGCGCGGTGGCACTAAAATGGGCGAAGCCAAGATGGTCGATTCGTTGTTGAACGATGGTTTAACGGATGCGTTCCACGACCTGCATATGGGTGTTACTGCAGAAAATCTTGCCGCAGAATATAGCATCAGTCGAGAGGCCCAGGACACGTTCGCTGCCAAAAGCCAACAGTTGGCAGAAGAATCTCAACAGAAAGGATACTTCACGGAGGAGATTGTTCCGGTTGAGGTTCCAGGACGCAAAGAAACGATTAGGCTCGCGGTCGATGAATACCCCAAGCATGGTACAACGATGGATGGATTGGCCAAGTTGCGACCGTGCTTTATTAAGGACGGTACGGTAACACCGGGTAATGCTTCCGGGATAAACGATTCAGCTGCAGCTGTGCTGCTGATGTCCGCGGAGGAGGTCAAGAAGCGAGACGCTAAACCATTGGCAAAAATCGTAGCTTATGCACAGACTGGAATTTGCCCTAAGACGATGGGTGCTGGACCGATATCAGCCGTGCAAGCTGTG CTACAAAAAgccgaatggaaaatggatgacgTCGATCTTTTTGAATTGAACGAAGCGTTCGCCGCTCAAGCACTGGCCGTCAACAAGGGTCTTGGTGTCGATCCGACGAAGGTTAACGTTGGCGGAGGAGCAATCGCTCTCGGCCATCCAATTGGAGCATCAG GTTGTCGTGTGCTTGTAACACTTCTCTACGCTTTGAAGCGAACAGGCGGCAAGAAAGGAATTGCATCGCTatgtgttggtggtggaatGGGTGTCGCGATGGCCGTGGAATTGGTGtaa